The following are from one region of the Platichthys flesus chromosome 2, fPlaFle2.1, whole genome shotgun sequence genome:
- the uba3 gene encoding NEDD8-activating enzyme E1 catalytic subunit isoform X1, producing MADADEPEKKRSRVVELTEKMVVDGGNAGTCEWAGRWNHIKKFLERSGPFTHPDFEPSTESLQFMLQTCKILVIGAGGLGCELLKDLALSGIHNIHVVDMDTIDVSNLNRQFLFRPKDVGRPKANVAADFINSRVPGCCVVPHFKKIQDFDETFYRQFHIIVCGLDSVVARRWMNGMLLSLLVYEDGVLDPGSIIPLIDGGTEGFKGNARVILPGMTACIDCTLELYPPQINFPMCTIASMPRLPEHCIEYVRMLLWPKETPFGDGVALDGDDPKHIQWVYQKSLERAAEFNITGVTYRLTQGVVKRIIPAVASTNAVIAATCATEVFKIASSAYIPLNNYMVFNDVDGLYTYTFEAERKENCSACSQVPLDLHFAPSSKLQELLNYLNESTSLQMKSPAITATVEGKNKTLYLQSVASIEQRTRPNLSKTLKELGLTHGQELAVADVTTPQTLLFRLCFTS from the exons ATGGCGGACGCGGATGAGCC ggagaagaaaagaagcagaGTAGTGGAGCTGACTGAGAA GATGGTGGTGGATGGAGGCAACGCTGGCACCTGTGAGTGGGCTGGTCGATGGAACCATATCAAAAAGTTTCTTGAAAGATCGGGACCTTTCACTCATCCTGACTTTGAACCAAGCACAGAG TCCCTGCAGTTTATGTTACAAACTTGCAAAATCCTGGTGATCGGGGCTGGGGGTCTGGGATGTGAGCTGCTGAAAGACCTG GCCTTATCAGGCATTCACAACATCCATGTTGTTGACATGGACACCATTGATGTTTCTAACCTCAACCGACAGTTCCTTTTCAG ACCAAAAGATGTAGGTCGACCCAAGGCGAATGTGGCAGCGGATTTTATCAACAGTCGAGTACCTGGATGCTGCGTAGTACC ACATTTTAAGAAAATTCAAGATTTCGATGAAACATTCTACAGAC AGTTCCACATAATTGTCTGTGGACTGGACTCTGTAGTTGCCAggagatggatgaatggaatgCTG cTATCTTTGCTGGTGTATGAGGATGGTGTCTTGGATCCAGGTTCCATTATCCCTTTGATTGACGGTGGGACTGAAGGCTTTAAAGGCAACGCCAGAGTCATTCTGCCCGGCATGACCGCCTGCATCGACTGCACCCTTGAGCTTTATCCTCCCCAG ATCAACTTCCCCATGTGTACAATAGCCTCTATGCCTCGTTTGCCAGAACATTGCATTGAGTATGTGCGGATGCTGCTGTGGCCAAAAGAGACACCTTTCGGAG atggTGTGGCCCTGGATGGAGATGACCCAAAGCACATCCAGTGGGTGTATCAGAAATCTCTGGAGAGGGCAGCAGAGTTCAACATAACAGGAGTCACCTACAGACTAACCCAGG GTGTGGTGAAGAGGATAATCCCTGCTGTAGCCTCTACAAATGCTGTAATCGCTG CTACTTGTGCAACAGAGGTTTTCAAGATAGCTTCAAG TGCCTATATACCTCTCAATAACTACATGGTTTTCAATGATGTGGACGGCCTATACACATACACTTTTGAGGCAGAACGGAAG GAAAACTGTTCAGCCTGCAGTCAAGTACCTCTGGACTTGCACTTTGCTCCTTCTTCCAAACTCCAGGAATTGCTCAACTACCTCAATGAGAGCACTTCCCT acaaATGAAATCACCTGCGATAACAGCAACAGTAGAAGGAAAGAACAAGACATTATATTTACAG TCTGTCGCCTCAATTGAACAGAGGACACGGCCAAATCTCTCCAAAACTCTGAAAG agctgGGTTTGACTCATGGACAGGAGTTGGCTGTAGCTGATGTCACCACACCCCAGACCTTGTTATTCAGACTCTGCTTTACCTCATAG
- the uba3 gene encoding NEDD8-activating enzyme E1 catalytic subunit isoform X2 has protein sequence MADADEPMVVDGGNAGTCEWAGRWNHIKKFLERSGPFTHPDFEPSTESLQFMLQTCKILVIGAGGLGCELLKDLALSGIHNIHVVDMDTIDVSNLNRQFLFRPKDVGRPKANVAADFINSRVPGCCVVPHFKKIQDFDETFYRQFHIIVCGLDSVVARRWMNGMLLSLLVYEDGVLDPGSIIPLIDGGTEGFKGNARVILPGMTACIDCTLELYPPQINFPMCTIASMPRLPEHCIEYVRMLLWPKETPFGDGVALDGDDPKHIQWVYQKSLERAAEFNITGVTYRLTQGVVKRIIPAVASTNAVIAATCATEVFKIASSAYIPLNNYMVFNDVDGLYTYTFEAERKENCSACSQVPLDLHFAPSSKLQELLNYLNESTSLQMKSPAITATVEGKNKTLYLQSVASIEQRTRPNLSKTLKELGLTHGQELAVADVTTPQTLLFRLCFTS, from the exons ATGGCGGACGCGGATGAGCC GATGGTGGTGGATGGAGGCAACGCTGGCACCTGTGAGTGGGCTGGTCGATGGAACCATATCAAAAAGTTTCTTGAAAGATCGGGACCTTTCACTCATCCTGACTTTGAACCAAGCACAGAG TCCCTGCAGTTTATGTTACAAACTTGCAAAATCCTGGTGATCGGGGCTGGGGGTCTGGGATGTGAGCTGCTGAAAGACCTG GCCTTATCAGGCATTCACAACATCCATGTTGTTGACATGGACACCATTGATGTTTCTAACCTCAACCGACAGTTCCTTTTCAG ACCAAAAGATGTAGGTCGACCCAAGGCGAATGTGGCAGCGGATTTTATCAACAGTCGAGTACCTGGATGCTGCGTAGTACC ACATTTTAAGAAAATTCAAGATTTCGATGAAACATTCTACAGAC AGTTCCACATAATTGTCTGTGGACTGGACTCTGTAGTTGCCAggagatggatgaatggaatgCTG cTATCTTTGCTGGTGTATGAGGATGGTGTCTTGGATCCAGGTTCCATTATCCCTTTGATTGACGGTGGGACTGAAGGCTTTAAAGGCAACGCCAGAGTCATTCTGCCCGGCATGACCGCCTGCATCGACTGCACCCTTGAGCTTTATCCTCCCCAG ATCAACTTCCCCATGTGTACAATAGCCTCTATGCCTCGTTTGCCAGAACATTGCATTGAGTATGTGCGGATGCTGCTGTGGCCAAAAGAGACACCTTTCGGAG atggTGTGGCCCTGGATGGAGATGACCCAAAGCACATCCAGTGGGTGTATCAGAAATCTCTGGAGAGGGCAGCAGAGTTCAACATAACAGGAGTCACCTACAGACTAACCCAGG GTGTGGTGAAGAGGATAATCCCTGCTGTAGCCTCTACAAATGCTGTAATCGCTG CTACTTGTGCAACAGAGGTTTTCAAGATAGCTTCAAG TGCCTATATACCTCTCAATAACTACATGGTTTTCAATGATGTGGACGGCCTATACACATACACTTTTGAGGCAGAACGGAAG GAAAACTGTTCAGCCTGCAGTCAAGTACCTCTGGACTTGCACTTTGCTCCTTCTTCCAAACTCCAGGAATTGCTCAACTACCTCAATGAGAGCACTTCCCT acaaATGAAATCACCTGCGATAACAGCAACAGTAGAAGGAAAGAACAAGACATTATATTTACAG TCTGTCGCCTCAATTGAACAGAGGACACGGCCAAATCTCTCCAAAACTCTGAAAG agctgGGTTTGACTCATGGACAGGAGTTGGCTGTAGCTGATGTCACCACACCCCAGACCTTGTTATTCAGACTCTGCTTTACCTCATAG